A genomic region of Chlorobaculum parvum NCIB 8327 contains the following coding sequences:
- the rpsU gene encoding 30S ribosomal protein S21, whose product MVSVQMNENESIDKLLKRFKKKYERAGVLKEFRKKAYFVKPSIDNRLKRSRCKRRAQRANEERNS is encoded by the coding sequence TTGGTTAGTGTTCAGATGAACGAGAATGAATCGATTGACAAGCTGCTTAAGCGTTTCAAAAAGAAATACGAGAGAGCGGGTGTTCTGAAGGAGTTTCGTAAGAAAGCGTACTTCGTGAAGCCTTCGATCGACAACCGCCTGAAGCGTTCCAGATGCAAACGCCGTGCACAGCGTGCAAATGAAGAGCGTAACTCCTGA
- the aroA gene encoding 3-phosphoshikimate 1-carboxyvinyltransferase, whose protein sequence is MSVFQGEVSSLPPDKSISHRAAIIGSLAEGTTEITNFSGGFDNQSTLSVLRDLGISVRQDEVPAGDGRIVRHVVIESNGLWSFREPSEPLMCNNSGSTMRMMAGILAAQPFRSELVGDASLMKRPMKRVADPLRMMGADISLSDAGTAPVVINGTKDLKTIEYLLPVPSAQVKSLVALAALHADGQSKIIEPIRSRDHTELMLGLETIDRPDGVREIIIDGRKPIAAKPFKVPADPSAACFMIALGLLGERSEIVLRDVCLNPTRVAYIDVLQEAGAGLGIENVRSEGGEPVGDIVVRSCSSLAPLRISDHAVVAGVIDELPMLAVLSAFATGEFELHNATELRTKESDRIEAVVSNLERLGFACEQYPDGFVVKGRPTVNREEAVIECFDDHRIAMSFAIAAEAAGASLRLSDREVAGVSFPNFFALIESLKQ, encoded by the coding sequence ATGAGCGTCTTTCAGGGCGAAGTTTCGAGCCTTCCGCCGGATAAATCGATATCGCATCGCGCAGCCATCATCGGTTCGCTTGCCGAAGGAACGACCGAAATCACCAACTTTTCGGGCGGATTCGACAACCAATCGACCCTGTCGGTGCTGCGGGATCTCGGAATCTCTGTCCGGCAGGATGAAGTTCCCGCTGGTGACGGTCGGATCGTCCGGCATGTCGTCATCGAATCGAACGGGCTCTGGAGCTTCCGCGAGCCGTCGGAGCCGCTGATGTGCAACAACTCCGGCAGCACGATGCGCATGATGGCGGGCATCCTCGCCGCGCAGCCCTTCCGGAGCGAGCTGGTCGGCGACGCCTCGTTGATGAAGCGCCCGATGAAGCGCGTGGCCGATCCGCTGCGGATGATGGGCGCGGACATTTCGCTCTCCGACGCCGGAACCGCGCCGGTGGTCATCAATGGCACGAAGGATTTGAAAACCATCGAGTACCTGCTTCCGGTTCCGTCGGCGCAGGTCAAGTCGCTCGTGGCGCTGGCCGCGCTGCACGCCGATGGCCAGTCGAAGATCATCGAGCCGATCCGCTCCCGCGACCACACCGAGCTGATGCTGGGCCTCGAAACCATCGACCGCCCCGACGGCGTGCGCGAAATCATCATCGACGGGCGCAAGCCGATTGCGGCCAAACCGTTCAAGGTGCCCGCCGATCCATCGGCAGCGTGCTTCATGATCGCCCTCGGCCTGCTCGGCGAGCGCTCGGAAATCGTGCTGCGCGACGTCTGCCTCAACCCGACGCGCGTGGCCTACATCGACGTGCTTCAGGAGGCGGGCGCGGGCCTCGGCATCGAGAACGTGCGCTCGGAGGGCGGCGAACCGGTGGGCGACATCGTCGTACGGAGCTGCTCTAGCCTCGCGCCGCTGCGCATCAGCGACCACGCGGTGGTGGCGGGCGTGATCGACGAACTGCCGATGCTCGCCGTGCTCTCGGCCTTCGCCACAGGGGAGTTCGAGCTGCACAACGCCACCGAGCTGCGCACCAAGGAGAGCGACCGCATCGAGGCGGTGGTGAGCAATCTGGAGCGCCTCGGCTTTGCGTGTGAGCAGTACCCCGACGGTTTCGTGGTGAAGGGACGTCCGACGGTCAACCGCGAAGAAGCTGTCATCGAGTGTTTCGACGACCACCGCATCGCCATGAGCTTCGCCATCGCCGCCGAAGCCGCAGGCGCATCGCTGCGCCTCTCGGA